In a genomic window of Streptomyces sp. NBC_01231:
- a CDS encoding DJ-1/PfpI family protein, with protein MDTKRRVLIVAYDDAQILDIACPSGALDIANRYGAEPPYSIELATLGRRAARSSAGILVGAGQGLEAVAGPLDTLFVVGGIGCEDAAADERLLDQVRRLAGQSRRVASVCTGAYVLAAAGLLDHRRVTTHWGWGERLAARHPAVAVDVGPLYIRDGHVYTSAGVTSALDLTLALIEDDHGPTLARAVARELVTHLHRPADQAQISMFLAAPPPEDRLVRDLVGHIAGHLAEDLTPAALAARVGVSPRHLTRLFTAHLGTTPARAVRAARTEAAAHLVRSSALPMAAIARRCGFGSAETLRQAFLDHYGVTGDRIRRMPDMPTARVVPGQKDPGP; from the coding sequence ATGGACACCAAGCGGCGCGTCCTCATCGTCGCCTATGACGACGCGCAGATCCTCGACATCGCCTGCCCCAGCGGCGCGTTGGACATCGCCAACCGGTACGGCGCCGAGCCGCCGTACTCCATTGAACTGGCCACTCTCGGTCGTCGGGCCGCTCGCAGCTCCGCCGGAATCCTGGTGGGAGCGGGGCAGGGGCTGGAGGCGGTCGCGGGACCGCTGGACACGCTGTTCGTCGTGGGCGGCATCGGCTGCGAGGACGCGGCGGCGGACGAGCGACTACTGGATCAGGTGCGCCGGCTGGCCGGACAGAGCCGACGGGTGGCGTCCGTCTGCACCGGCGCCTATGTCCTGGCCGCCGCCGGACTGCTGGACCACCGGCGGGTGACGACCCATTGGGGGTGGGGGGAACGGCTTGCCGCGCGCCACCCCGCCGTGGCCGTGGACGTCGGGCCTCTCTACATACGTGACGGTCATGTCTACACCTCGGCCGGCGTCACCAGCGCGCTCGACCTGACGCTGGCGCTGATCGAGGACGACCACGGGCCCACCCTCGCCCGCGCCGTCGCCCGCGAACTCGTCACTCATCTGCACCGACCGGCCGACCAGGCGCAGATCTCCATGTTCCTCGCCGCTCCGCCGCCGGAGGACCGGCTGGTGCGGGACCTCGTGGGCCATATCGCCGGCCATCTGGCCGAGGACCTCACGCCCGCCGCCTTGGCCGCCCGGGTGGGAGTCAGCCCTCGGCACCTGACCCGGCTGTTCACCGCGCACCTCGGCACCACGCCCGCCCGGGCCGTGCGTGCGGCGCGCACCGAAGCGGCGGCGCACCTGGTGCGGTCCAGTGCACTGCCCATGGCGGCGATCGCCCGCCGCTGCGGGTTCGGGTCGGCGGAGACGCTGCGGCAGGCGTTCCTGGACCACTACGGGGTGACGGGGGACAGGATTCGCAGGATGCCGGACATGCCGACTGCGCGCGTCGTGCCGGGGCAGAAGGATCCCGGGCCATGA
- the ligD gene encoding non-homologous end-joining DNA ligase, whose translation MTPITEVEGRRLALSNLEKVLYPATGFTKGEVLHYYATTAEVLLPHLRDRPVSFLRYPDGPGGEVFFTKNIPPGTPDWVTTAEVPRSEGPSRMVLVQDLASLMWAANLVTEFHTHQWLIDAPGEADRIVFDLDPGAPATIVECCEVALWLRERLAADGIEAFPKTAGSKGLHLLAAVRQSSSDQVSDYAKQLAVEAERALPRLVVHRMTRSLRPGKVFVDWSQNAARKTTATPYTLRARAEPLVSAPVTWTEVKECGTPAQLSFQAPDIAPRIQDHGDLLAPLLDGERAGSLP comes from the coding sequence ATGACGCCGATCACAGAGGTGGAGGGGCGGAGGCTCGCGCTCAGCAATCTGGAGAAGGTGCTGTATCCCGCGACCGGCTTCACCAAGGGCGAGGTGCTCCACTACTACGCGACCACCGCCGAGGTTCTGCTGCCCCACCTGCGTGACCGGCCGGTGTCCTTCCTGCGCTATCCGGACGGCCCCGGGGGCGAGGTGTTCTTCACCAAGAACATCCCGCCGGGTACGCCCGACTGGGTCACCACCGCCGAGGTGCCCCGCTCCGAGGGGCCGTCCCGGATGGTGCTGGTGCAGGACCTGGCCAGCCTGATGTGGGCGGCGAACCTGGTCACCGAGTTCCACACCCACCAGTGGCTGATCGACGCGCCCGGCGAGGCCGACCGGATCGTGTTCGACCTCGATCCCGGTGCGCCCGCGACGATCGTCGAGTGCTGCGAGGTCGCGCTCTGGCTGCGGGAGCGGCTCGCGGCGGACGGGATCGAGGCGTTCCCGAAGACCGCCGGCTCGAAGGGCCTGCACCTACTGGCGGCGGTCCGGCAGAGCTCGTCCGATCAGGTGTCGGACTACGCCAAGCAGCTGGCGGTGGAGGCGGAGCGGGCGCTTCCCCGGCTGGTCGTCCACCGGATGACGCGGAGCCTCCGGCCGGGGAAGGTGTTCGTCGACTGGAGCCAGAACGCCGCCCGAAAGACCACGGCCACGCCGTACACCCTGCGGGCCCGGGCCGAGCCGCTGGTGTCGGCACCGGTGACCTGGACGGAGGTCAAGGAGTGCGGCACCCCCGCACAGCTGTCCTTCCAGGCCCCGGACATCGCCCCCCGCATACAGGACCACGGCGACCTACTGGCCCCCCTCCTCGACGGCGAGCGCGCGGGCTCGCTGCCCTGA
- a CDS encoding NERD domain-containing protein, which yields MSGLRVVPTWNHGQERLYVCLTDGRNIAWYDREAARINLLSEDRRQDVLDVLGPFLTGSVAVGPPPVPTPAELARLSLHPDDDLAPNRPGEALQIALDRDPGPAHRLRPDPRRRALAAEQAVGEALDRLDRAGWRALHSIPLPGGDRVHHLVIGPGGLFAVHTLYAHKQRVTVADPMVALGRREPRPLLRRVRADADRASYALTADVRPVLALVGPTDVSVTAPPREVRVLTFTELDGLARTGGVLKPADVETLHAMARDRHTWASGG from the coding sequence ATGAGCGGACTGCGCGTCGTACCGACCTGGAACCACGGTCAGGAGCGGCTCTACGTCTGCCTCACGGACGGCAGGAACATCGCCTGGTACGACCGTGAGGCAGCCCGGATCAACCTGCTCAGCGAGGACCGCAGACAGGATGTGCTCGACGTTCTCGGGCCCTTCCTGACCGGATCGGTGGCCGTGGGCCCGCCCCCGGTGCCGACCCCCGCGGAACTGGCCCGGCTGTCCCTCCATCCCGACGACGACCTGGCGCCCAACCGCCCCGGCGAGGCGCTCCAGATCGCCCTGGACCGGGACCCGGGGCCCGCGCACCGGCTGCGCCCCGACCCGCGCCGCCGGGCCCTCGCGGCCGAGCAGGCGGTGGGGGAGGCCCTGGACCGGCTGGACCGGGCGGGCTGGCGCGCCCTGCACTCGATCCCGCTGCCCGGCGGCGACCGCGTCCACCATCTGGTGATCGGTCCCGGCGGTCTGTTCGCCGTCCACACGCTGTACGCCCACAAACAGCGGGTCACGGTCGCCGACCCCATGGTCGCGCTGGGCCGCCGCGAACCGCGTCCGCTGCTGCGCCGCGTCCGCGCCGACGCCGACCGGGCCTCCTACGCCCTGACGGCCGACGTCCGTCCGGTCCTCGCCCTGGTCGGCCCCACGGACGTGTCGGTCACCGCTCCGCCGCGCGAGGTCCGGGTGCTGACGTTCACGGAACTCGACGGCCTCGCCCGCACCGGTGGCGTCCTCAAACCGGCGGACGTGGAGACGCTGCACGCGATGGCTCGAGACCGCCACACGTGGGCCTCCGGCGGTTGA
- a CDS encoding dual specificity protein phosphatase family protein, with protein MRTRRKQADVPAPDSPWNEIVPGLWMGGHEFASRPGQIQFAVVTGEFDLVQTLLRLPGHGPDPGVEHHVWPIPDGPLDGTQLAGVIRLARAACEALDQGRRVLVRCYHGYNRSGLVVAHALIRQGRSADEAIRLIRARRSPWALHNELFVEYLKAGLPTARLLEELAE; from the coding sequence TTGCGCACGCGCAGGAAGCAAGCCGACGTACCCGCTCCGGACAGTCCGTGGAACGAGATCGTGCCCGGTCTGTGGATGGGCGGGCACGAGTTCGCGAGCCGACCGGGGCAGATCCAGTTCGCCGTCGTAACAGGCGAGTTCGACCTCGTGCAGACCCTGCTGAGGCTGCCGGGCCACGGGCCGGACCCGGGCGTCGAGCACCATGTGTGGCCGATTCCCGACGGGCCGCTGGACGGCACCCAGCTCGCGGGGGTGATCCGACTCGCGCGGGCCGCGTGCGAGGCGCTGGACCAGGGCCGCAGGGTCCTCGTCCGCTGTTATCACGGCTACAACCGCTCGGGGCTGGTCGTCGCGCACGCCCTGATCCGCCAGGGCCGCTCGGCGGACGAGGCGATACGGCTGATCCGGGCCCGCCGCTCGCCCTGGGCGCTGCACAACGAGCTGTTCGTCGAGTACCTGAAGGCGGGACTGCCGACGGCCAGGCTGCTGGAGGAGCTCGCCGAGTAA
- a CDS encoding FtsW/RodA/SpoVE family cell cycle protein translates to MIKAGTTVRTADPPLPAVLLPRRRGIELALIVLAVTLSVYGYCAVGFARNGTVPPGAAGYGAGLGVLALLAHCAVRLRAPCADPLLLPIGVLLNGLGLVLIYRLDLETPGGRAAPTQLVWSTLGVALFIVVVLLLRDHRVLQRYAYVCVAAALALLTLPIFFPAVNGARIWIRIAGFSIQPGEFAKVLLAVFFAAYLAANRNALAYAGRQVWRFRRIQLPTGRVLGPIVAVWLVSVGVLVLERDLGTSLLFFGLFVVLLYVATGRTGWIAVGLLLASLGAVAVGWLEPHVHVRVEDWLDPFASIEAGQGPNQLTQSLFAFAAGGVTGTGLGLGHSVLIGFAVKSDFILATAGEELGLTGLSAIFLLYGLLVERGYRAGLCLRDPFGRLLAVGLASIVALQVFVIAGGVTGLIPLTGMAMPFLAQGGSSVVTNWAIVALLIRVSDSARGRAENEDPERVIP, encoded by the coding sequence ATGATCAAGGCCGGAACCACCGTGCGGACAGCGGACCCGCCCCTGCCCGCCGTACTCCTTCCCCGGCGTCGCGGCATCGAACTGGCCCTCATCGTCCTCGCCGTGACGCTGTCCGTGTACGGCTACTGCGCGGTCGGTTTCGCCAGGAACGGCACCGTCCCGCCCGGCGCCGCAGGCTACGGCGCCGGGCTCGGCGTGCTCGCGCTGCTCGCGCACTGCGCGGTACGGCTGCGCGCCCCCTGCGCCGACCCGCTGCTGCTGCCGATCGGCGTGCTGCTCAACGGCCTCGGCCTGGTCCTGATCTACCGCCTCGACCTGGAGACGCCCGGCGGCCGGGCGGCACCCACCCAACTGGTGTGGTCCACCCTCGGTGTGGCCTTGTTCATCGTGGTCGTGCTCCTGCTGCGTGACCACCGCGTCCTCCAGCGCTACGCGTACGTCTGTGTGGCCGCCGCCCTCGCCCTGCTCACCCTGCCGATCTTCTTCCCGGCGGTGAACGGCGCCCGCATCTGGATCCGGATCGCCGGATTCTCCATCCAGCCGGGCGAGTTCGCGAAGGTGCTGCTCGCGGTGTTCTTCGCCGCGTATCTGGCGGCCAACCGCAACGCGCTGGCGTACGCCGGGCGCCAGGTCTGGCGGTTCAGAAGGATCCAGCTGCCGACCGGCCGGGTCCTCGGCCCGATCGTCGCCGTCTGGCTGGTGAGTGTCGGCGTGCTCGTACTGGAACGCGACCTCGGGACCTCGCTGTTGTTCTTCGGCCTGTTCGTCGTCCTGTTGTACGTCGCCACCGGCCGCACCGGCTGGATCGCGGTCGGTCTGCTGCTGGCGTCGCTCGGCGCGGTCGCCGTCGGCTGGCTGGAACCACATGTGCACGTCAGGGTCGAGGACTGGCTGGACCCGTTCGCCTCGATCGAGGCGGGCCAGGGACCGAACCAGCTCACGCAGTCCCTGTTCGCGTTCGCGGCGGGCGGGGTGACCGGCACCGGCCTCGGACTCGGCCACTCCGTCCTCATCGGCTTCGCCGTGAAGTCGGACTTCATCCTGGCCACGGCGGGCGAGGAGCTGGGCCTGACGGGCCTGTCCGCGATCTTCCTGCTGTACGGCCTGCTGGTGGAGCGCGGCTACCGGGCGGGCCTGTGCCTGCGCGACCCCTTCGGCCGGCTGCTCGCGGTCGGGCTGGCGTCGATCGTGGCGCTCCAGGTGTTCGTGATCGCGGGCGGGGTGACCGGCCTGATCCCGCTGACCGGCATGGCGATGCCGTTCCTGGCCCAGGGCGGCTCCTCGGTCGTCACCAACTGGGCGATCGTGGCCCTGCTGATCCGGGTGAGCGACTCGGCCCGCGGCCGTGCCGAGAACGAGGACCCCGAGCGGGTGATCCCTTGA
- a CDS encoding TetR/AcrR family transcriptional regulator, translating to MTPSAPTPAYRRLSVEERRSQLLDAALSLFAHRAPEEVSLDDVAEAAGVSRPLVYRYFPGGKQQLYEAALRSAAEELRQCFDEPREGLLLDRLARALDRYLTFVDQHDAGFSALLQGGSVVETSRTTAIVDGVRRAAAEHILSHLRVTEPGSRLRMTVRMWITAVEAASLIWLDEDKQPPADELRDWLVEQFVAVLSVTARRDPQTSALVEDLLTDG from the coding sequence ATGACCCCCTCCGCCCCCACCCCCGCCTATCGCCGCCTGAGCGTCGAGGAGCGCCGCAGTCAGCTCCTCGACGCCGCGCTGTCCCTCTTCGCCCACCGGGCGCCCGAGGAGGTCTCGCTCGACGACGTGGCGGAGGCGGCCGGGGTCTCGCGGCCCCTGGTGTACCGGTACTTCCCGGGCGGCAAGCAGCAACTCTACGAAGCCGCCCTCAGGTCCGCCGCCGAGGAACTCCGGCAGTGCTTCGACGAGCCCCGCGAGGGCCTCCTCCTCGATCGCCTCGCCCGCGCCCTGGACCGCTACCTCACCTTCGTCGACCAGCACGACGCCGGCTTCAGCGCCCTGCTCCAGGGCGGCAGCGTCGTCGAGACCTCCCGTACGACCGCCATCGTGGACGGCGTACGACGGGCCGCGGCCGAGCACATCCTCAGCCATCTACGGGTCACGGAGCCCGGCTCGCGGCTGCGGATGACCGTCCGGATGTGGATCACCGCGGTGGAGGCGGCGTCGCTCATCTGGCTGGACGAGGACAAGCAGCCGCCCGCCGACGAACTGCGGGACTGGCTGGTGGAACAGTTCGTGGCGGTGCTCTCGGTGACCGCGCGCCGCGACCCGCAGACCTCGGCACTGGTCGAGGACCTGCTGACGGACGGCTGA
- a CDS encoding SH3 domain-containing protein: MSLRSSLTHRLAIATTVGTLAVATMAAPAIADDDWNGQGGQTSGNDGNWNQGGGNQAGSNQTGSNQAGSNQSGSNQAGSNQTGSNQSGGNQTGSNQSGGNQTGSNQAGSNWNQTGNDNGYDNGGNSGTGTGTGSNTNENANNSNSNSNSTQSLYKGRVTASTLALRARPDRGGQIIRYAHKGEIVSIFCKTGGETVDGNPLWYLLTDGTWAWGAARYIDNVGSAPRWC; this comes from the coding sequence ATGTCCCTGCGTTCCTCCCTCACCCACCGCCTCGCCATAGCGACCACCGTCGGCACCCTGGCCGTCGCGACCATGGCCGCCCCCGCCATCGCGGACGACGACTGGAACGGCCAAGGAGGCCAGACCAGCGGCAACGACGGCAACTGGAACCAGGGGGGCGGCAACCAGGCCGGCAGCAACCAGACCGGCAGCAACCAAGCCGGCAGCAACCAGAGCGGCAGCAATCAGGCCGGCAGCAACCAGACCGGCAGCAACCAGAGCGGTGGCAACCAGACCGGCAGCAACCAGAGCGGTGGCAACCAGACCGGCAGCAACCAAGCCGGCAGCAACTGGAACCAGACCGGCAACGACAACGGATACGACAACGGCGGCAACAGCGGCACCGGCACCGGCACCGGCAGTAACACCAACGAAAACGCCAACAACAGCAACAGCAACAGCAACAGCACCCAGTCCCTGTACAAGGGCCGGGTCACAGCCAGCACACTCGCTCTGCGTGCCCGTCCCGACCGCGGCGGCCAGATCATCCGGTACGCCCACAAGGGCGAGATCGTCTCGATCTTCTGCAAGACCGGCGGCGAGACCGTCGACGGCAACCCGCTCTGGTACCTCCTCACGGACGGCACCTGGGCCTGGGGCGCGGCCCGGTACATCGACAACGTCGGGTCCGCGCCACGCTGGTGCTGA
- a CDS encoding diiron oxygenase produces the protein MTTLTEADALAGLRDALGLLKDREQVAERLLASSAKHSFDPDQELDWEAPFEEGKWFWPPELVSLYDTPLWRRMSEEQRILLSQHEATALASLGIWFEIILMQLLVRHIYDKAATSAHVRYALTEIEDECRHSKMFARLIARGSTPWYPVGRAHQHLGRLFKTISTTPGSFTATLLGEEVLDWMQRLTFPDERVQPLIRGVTRIHVVEEARHVRYAREELRRQMVTAPRWSQGFTRVTSGEFARVFSVAFVNPEVYTNVGLDRREALAQVRASGHRREIMQTGARRLTDFLDDIGVLRGVGRRLWRSSGLLA, from the coding sequence ATGACGACCCTGACGGAAGCCGACGCGCTCGCCGGCCTGCGTGACGCGCTCGGCCTGCTCAAGGACCGGGAGCAGGTGGCCGAGCGGCTGCTCGCCTCTTCCGCCAAGCACTCCTTCGACCCGGACCAGGAGCTCGACTGGGAGGCGCCCTTCGAGGAGGGCAAGTGGTTCTGGCCGCCGGAGCTGGTCTCGCTGTACGACACCCCGCTGTGGCGGCGGATGAGCGAGGAGCAGCGGATCCTGCTCTCCCAGCACGAGGCCACGGCGCTCGCCTCGCTCGGCATCTGGTTCGAGATCATCCTGATGCAACTGCTGGTACGCCACATCTACGACAAAGCGGCGACGAGCGCCCACGTGCGGTACGCGCTCACCGAGATCGAGGACGAGTGCCGGCACTCCAAGATGTTCGCCCGGCTGATCGCGCGGGGCAGCACGCCCTGGTACCCGGTGGGCCGGGCCCACCAGCACCTGGGACGGCTCTTCAAGACCATCTCCACCACCCCGGGCTCCTTCACCGCCACCCTGCTCGGCGAGGAGGTCCTCGACTGGATGCAGCGGCTGACCTTCCCCGACGAGCGGGTCCAGCCCCTGATCCGGGGTGTGACCCGCATCCACGTGGTGGAGGAGGCGCGCCATGTGCGGTACGCCCGCGAGGAGTTGCGCCGCCAGATGGTGACCGCGCCGAGGTGGTCGCAGGGGTTCACCCGCGTCACGTCCGGCGAGTTCGCACGGGTCTTCTCCGTGGCGTTCGTCAATCCCGAGGTCTACACGAATGTGGGCCTGGACCGGCGGGAGGCCCTGGCACAGGTGCGGGCGAGCGGCCACCGCCGGGAGATCATGCAGACGGGAGCCAGGCGTCTCACCGACTTCCTGGACGACATCGGGGTGCTGCGGGGCGTGGGGCGGCGGCTGTGGCGGTCGTCCGGGCTGCTGGCCTAG
- a CDS encoding DJ-1/PfpI family protein produces MATAALATTAAAPTGAARAVPSKGAGPDIGILLYDGYSLLDPTGPAEVLSRLPDATVTMIAEKRGAVRTDTADVAVVADRSIDEVDRLDVLLVPGGGNRGTVGAMNNQALLRWIRAIHRHSRWTTSVCTGSIVLAAAGLLDGRQATTYWASAEYLQSTFDVTYLPQRYVRSGKIITAAGVSAGVDMALYLASLIADDDTAKAIQLAVEYDPQPPFDSGDAAEASPQLKKKALQLLAASQV; encoded by the coding sequence GTGGCGACTGCCGCGCTCGCCACCACGGCCGCGGCCCCGACCGGGGCGGCGCGGGCCGTCCCGTCCAAAGGCGCGGGACCGGACATCGGCATCCTGCTGTACGACGGCTACAGCCTGCTGGACCCCACCGGTCCGGCCGAGGTCCTGTCACGACTGCCCGACGCGACCGTGACGATGATCGCCGAGAAGCGCGGCGCGGTCCGCACGGACACCGCGGACGTGGCCGTGGTCGCCGACCGCTCCATCGACGAGGTCGACCGACTCGACGTCCTGCTCGTACCGGGTGGCGGCAACCGCGGCACCGTAGGGGCGATGAACAACCAGGCCCTCCTGCGCTGGATCCGCGCCATCCACCGGCACAGCCGATGGACGACCTCCGTATGCACCGGCAGCATCGTCCTCGCCGCGGCCGGGCTGCTGGACGGACGGCAGGCCACGACCTACTGGGCCTCCGCCGAGTACCTCCAGTCCACCTTCGACGTGACCTACCTGCCGCAGCGATACGTACGCTCGGGGAAGATCATCACTGCGGCGGGGGTGTCGGCTGGAGTGGACATGGCCCTGTATCTCGCCTCCTTGATCGCGGACGACGACACGGCCAAGGCGATTCAACTCGCCGTCGAATACGACCCCCAACCCCCCTTCGACTCCGGCGACGCCGCTGAAGCGAGTCCCCAACTGAAGAAAAAGGCCCTGCAGTTGCTGGCCGCCTCGCAGGTGTAG
- a CDS encoding NlpC/P60 family protein, with the protein MAAGTVLAPLPATAVPDPARPGNRSLPELLTDLQRLYREAEKATETYNTTEEQLTRQRAETERLENALAMARLSLHDSRGAAGRLARQQYQSTTGLSPYVRLLLARDPQHALDQGHVIGQLARERSETVGRLVGSEKKADDLARQARKALDDQLTLAARQQKVRDDVGKRLRSVEGLLSSLTPQQLTALAAFEKDGVDKAQEKLMSSGTLKDDDKPSGKGDRAVRYAVRQLGKPYEWGAEGPKSYDCSGLTSESWRSAGVPIPRTSQEQWARLPRIPLNRLRPGDLVIYFPEATHVAMYVGKGQVVQAPRPGTRVKLSPIASNPILGAVRPDDPPRPKGD; encoded by the coding sequence ATGGCGGCCGGAACCGTCCTCGCCCCGCTGCCCGCGACAGCCGTACCGGACCCCGCCCGACCCGGCAACCGCTCCCTGCCCGAGCTGCTGACGGACCTTCAGCGCCTGTACCGGGAGGCGGAGAAGGCCACCGAGACGTACAACACCACCGAGGAACAGCTGACGAGGCAGCGCGCCGAGACCGAGCGGCTGGAGAACGCGCTCGCCATGGCCCGGCTCTCCCTGCACGACAGCCGGGGCGCGGCGGGCCGGCTGGCCCGGCAGCAGTACCAGAGCACCACCGGCCTCTCCCCGTACGTCCGCCTCCTCCTCGCCCGCGATCCCCAGCACGCCCTCGACCAGGGCCATGTGATCGGCCAGTTGGCCCGGGAGCGGTCCGAGACGGTGGGCCGCCTGGTCGGCAGCGAGAAGAAGGCCGACGACCTGGCCCGCCAGGCCCGCAAGGCCCTGGACGACCAACTCACCCTCGCCGCACGGCAGCAGAAGGTCCGCGACGACGTCGGCAAACGCCTCAGAAGCGTCGAGGGACTCCTGTCCTCCCTCACCCCGCAGCAGCTCACCGCGCTCGCCGCGTTCGAGAAGGACGGTGTCGACAAGGCGCAGGAGAAGCTCATGTCCTCCGGCACTCTCAAAGACGACGACAAGCCGTCGGGCAAGGGCGACAGGGCCGTGCGGTACGCCGTACGGCAGCTCGGGAAGCCGTACGAGTGGGGCGCGGAGGGGCCGAAGTCGTACGACTGCTCGGGTCTGACGTCCGAGTCATGGCGAAGCGCCGGGGTCCCCATCCCGCGCACCAGCCAGGAGCAGTGGGCCCGGCTGCCGAGGATCCCCCTGAACCGACTGCGCCCCGGCGACCTGGTGATCTACTTCCCCGAGGCCACCCACGTGGCGATGTACGTGGGCAAGGGCCAGGTGGTCCAGGCACCCCGCCCGGGCACCAGGGTCAAGCTCTCCCCCATCGCCTCGAACCCGATCCTGGGCGCCGTACGCCCGGACGACCCGCCGCGGCCCAAGGGCGACTAG
- a CDS encoding penicillin-binding transpeptidase domain-containing protein, with protein MIRHIRHAAVFCALLLLALLVNATRVQVFQARPYNENAANRRLDIARYGQPRGDILVGGKPVTGSRDSKEQLRYERTYTDGPMFAPVTGFASQEYGTSLLEHTQDGVLSGADPMLSSFPLWNDVTRARNPGGDVVTTLDRAAQRAAYRGLAGRKGAVAAIEPSSGRILALVSSPSYDPAALSGNDAGVARSWDRLNRDADKPMLNRAARQTYPPGSTFKVVTAAAALDAGVITDLDEPTRSPAPYTLPGTTTRLTNESDGCVDLSLREAFKWSCNTVFAKLGVDVGVRDMTATAQAFGFNTGLRVPFPVARSTFDTTLDRAQLALSSIGQYNTRATPLQMAMVAGAVANRGLVREPYLVERTLRAGGSTVGTAGSRTVRQAMQPSTAARLKELMTQVVTEGTGTNAAIPGAIVGGKTGTAQHGLLNSGMPYAWFVSWAQADTDLEPKVAVAVVVEDASEARGDITGGGMAAPIARAVMEAVLNPS; from the coding sequence TTGATCCGGCACATCCGGCACGCCGCCGTCTTCTGCGCCCTGCTGCTGCTCGCGCTCCTGGTCAACGCCACCCGCGTGCAGGTCTTCCAGGCCCGCCCCTACAACGAGAACGCGGCCAACCGCCGCCTGGACATCGCCCGGTACGGCCAGCCGCGCGGCGACATCCTGGTCGGCGGCAAGCCGGTCACCGGATCCCGGGACAGCAAGGAGCAGCTCCGCTACGAACGGACGTACACCGACGGCCCGATGTTCGCGCCCGTGACCGGCTTCGCCTCGCAGGAGTACGGGACGAGTCTCCTGGAGCACACGCAGGACGGTGTCCTGTCCGGCGCGGATCCGATGCTGTCGTCGTTCCCGCTGTGGAACGACGTCACGCGCGCGCGGAACCCGGGGGGCGACGTCGTGACGACCCTCGACCGGGCCGCGCAGCGGGCGGCGTACCGGGGGCTGGCCGGACGCAAGGGCGCGGTGGCGGCGATCGAGCCGTCGAGCGGGCGGATTCTGGCGCTGGTGTCGAGCCCGTCGTACGACCCCGCGGCGCTGTCCGGGAACGACGCGGGAGTGGCCCGGTCCTGGGACCGGCTCAACCGTGACGCGGACAAGCCGATGCTCAACCGGGCGGCGCGGCAGACGTATCCGCCGGGTTCGACCTTCAAGGTGGTCACCGCGGCCGCCGCACTGGACGCGGGTGTGATCACGGACCTCGACGAGCCGACCCGCTCACCGGCCCCCTACACCCTGCCCGGGACGACGACCAGGCTGACGAACGAGTCCGACGGCTGCGTCGACCTCTCGCTGCGGGAGGCCTTCAAGTGGTCGTGCAACACGGTGTTCGCGAAGCTCGGCGTGGACGTGGGCGTGCGGGACATGACGGCCACCGCGCAGGCCTTTGGCTTCAACACGGGGCTGCGGGTTCCGTTCCCGGTGGCGCGCAGCACCTTCGACACGACGCTGGACAGGGCGCAGCTGGCGCTGTCTTCGATCGGCCAGTACAACACCCGGGCCACGCCGTTGCAGATGGCGATGGTCGCCGGGGCCGTGGCCAACCGGGGGCTGGTGCGGGAGCCGTATCTGGTGGAGCGGACGCTCCGGGCGGGCGGGTCGACGGTGGGGACGGCCGGGTCCCGCACCGTCCGGCAGGCGATGCAACCGTCGACGGCGGCCCGTCTGAAGGAGCTGATGACCCAGGTGGTGACGGAGGGCACCGGCACCAACGCCGCCATCCCGGGTGCCATCGTCGGCGGCAAGACCGGCACCGCCCAGCACGGCCTCCTCAACTCCGGTATGCCGTATGCCTGGTTCGTGTCCTGGGCGCAGGCCGACACCGACCTCGAACCGAAGGTCGCGGTGGCGGTGGTGGTGGAGGACGCGTCGGAGGCCCGGGGGGACATCACGGGCGGCGGGATGGCGGCGCCGATCGCGCGGGCGGTGATGGAGGCGGTGTTGAACCCGTCGTAG